From a region of the Roseivirga sp. 4D4 genome:
- a CDS encoding pentapeptide repeat-containing protein, with product MKELIEDEEFKGIDFSAKKFQHADYEYCNFIGCSFSGVDLSNLSFLECSFKDCDLTSAKILSTSFKTVSFNSCKLLGLHFDHCNPFLLEMCFEHCQLDLSSFYQLSLKRTLFQSCSLKEVDFVESDLTEAQFNDCDLLGAIFENTNLTKADFRTASDYNLDPTLNKVSKAMFSISGLPGLLNKYDIHIE from the coding sequence ATGAAAGAATTAATTGAAGACGAAGAGTTCAAGGGAATAGACTTTTCAGCAAAGAAATTTCAGCATGCTGATTACGAATACTGCAATTTCATCGGGTGTAGCTTTTCGGGCGTTGATCTCTCTAACCTTAGTTTCCTAGAGTGCAGCTTCAAAGACTGTGACCTCACCTCAGCAAAAATACTTTCCACCAGCTTTAAGACCGTAAGCTTTAACAGCTGTAAGTTGTTGGGGCTTCATTTCGATCATTGCAACCCATTCTTACTAGAAATGTGCTTTGAGCATTGTCAACTTGACCTCTCCTCTTTTTATCAGCTTTCGCTCAAAAGGACTTTATTCCAAAGTTGTAGCCTCAAAGAGGTAGACTTTGTAGAATCAGACTTAACTGAAGCTCAATTCAATGACTGCGACCTGTTAGGAGCAATTTTTGAAAACACTAACCTTACCAAAGCAGATTTCCGTACCGCCTCAGATTACAACCTGGATCCAACTTTGAATAAGGTGAGTAAAGCCATGTTCTCCATATCCGGTTTACCTGGATTGCTCAATAAATACGATATCCATATTGAATAA
- a CDS encoding pyridoxamine 5'-phosphate oxidase family protein — protein MAKNFTNFAFTDSVKAEQEARGSRASYARMEEKDQYKLSFRETTFIDQQHGFYMSTVGEKGWPYVQFRGGPTGFLKVIDAQALAYADFGGNMQYISTGNLKTSKKAMLFLMDYSTRTRLKIWAETEILEPKDNPDLLEMLTDPGYKAKVERIIVFHIKGFDWNCPQHITPKFTIDQMKDLVKQHPDLLEELNKAAEA, from the coding sequence ATGGCAAAGAACTTTACCAATTTCGCATTTACGGATAGTGTAAAAGCAGAACAAGAGGCCCGAGGATCCAGGGCATCCTATGCTCGAATGGAAGAAAAGGATCAGTACAAGCTTTCTTTCAGAGAAACGACCTTCATAGACCAACAGCACGGATTCTATATGTCAACAGTGGGAGAAAAAGGATGGCCATATGTCCAATTTAGAGGCGGACCGACAGGCTTTCTAAAGGTAATTGATGCACAAGCCCTGGCTTATGCTGACTTTGGTGGAAATATGCAGTATATCAGTACAGGAAACTTGAAAACTTCCAAGAAAGCCATGTTATTCCTGATGGATTACTCTACCAGAACACGACTCAAAATCTGGGCAGAGACTGAGATTCTTGAACCGAAAGACAATCCTGATCTTTTGGAGATGCTAACCGATCCAGGCTACAAGGCCAAGGTAGAACGGATCATTGTCTTCCATATCAAAGGCTTTGACTGGAATTGCCCCCAGCACATTACGCCCAAGTTTACTATTGATCAGATGAAAGACTTGGTGAAACAACACCCAGATCTACTGGAAGAGCTAAATAAAGCTGCAGAGGCATGA